In the genome of Chrysoperla carnea chromosome 5, inChrCarn1.1, whole genome shotgun sequence, the window aattattttttgtgacaagtttttatttagttttacgtCAAACAATGACCACACATTTCCCGTTAGCGATAACACAAAGTGCTGAAGCATACGTTGCAACGAAACGTATTGgacattttttaagttttgaaaatgatgaaGAAAACGGAGCTGGAGCTTTATTATCATTTCAAAAGGTTCCAAAAGAACCAATTTCTAAATTAAGCTTAGAAAATATACCAAAAGATGTAACTGAATATTGTATACGATTAGAACATTTGGATGCTAGATGGCGACCAGATTTAGGACCActtgatttacaaaatattactgTATCATTTGAAtcgaataatttaataatgattattgGCTCGGTGGGATCCGGGAAAACAACACTCTTAAATGTTCTACTTGGGGAAGTTCCAGTTTTAACAGGAACATGTACTGTTAATGGTGTTATATCATATGCATCACAGGAACCATGGCTATTTGCTGGAACGCTTCGACATAATATCTTATTTGGAGCGGAATTTGATCAGGAACGTTATTCGAGTGTAATCAATGTTTGTGCTTTATCGAGAGATTTGAGAATTTTACCGAGAGGGGACTCGACAATTGTTGGGGAACGTGGATGTGCGCTAAGTGGTGGACAACGTGCTCGAGTGAATTTAGCCCGAGCTATTTATAAACAAgctgatatatatattttaggtaAATTTACACTTTAGCgacttttcttaaaaaagcTGCCAGAATGTCagataaaaatccaaaataaaacattttttacgtagaaTCCGTTGTCCGGAGCTGGGGAAATGGggaaaaatcaatagtttttctttaataaagaaaatagttaCTTGCCAAACTTTTTCTGCTTTCGCACATGGTTATATATTCGGCACTCTGTGATCCGCGGGTTGACTATGCTTTTAATAGGGGTCGAGTTAAAATGGGTCTacagatttttttgaatttttggttgGCTCTGTCgttgcgttcattcactgatccacTTGTTACCCAAATCTTTAATGGGGTCGAAATAGCACGGGACTGcggattttttgaatttttgggatCGGGATTCGTAATCTTGATTTTTTACCTGGCGTTCTAGGAACTTTTCTAAGAAAGTCTCTAAAGTACaaatttaccatattttagATGATCCCTTGTCAGCAGTTGATGCTGAAGTTGGACGACATATATTCTTTCAATGCCTCACACAATTCTTAAATGATAAAACTGTCATCTTGGCAACGCATCAGTTACAATTCGCTCGTTTCGTTGATAATATTATGGTTTTGGATAAGGGTGAAATGAAATCGTTTGGTGATTATAATACCATACAATTACAAGgctataaattttccaaaattatcgAAGATGATGATACGTTAGAAGAAGTTGTTGGCAGAAGTGAATCGTTACCATATTTACAAGTATTGGGGCATGTTAATGTTCATACCGAAATACCTGCATCGGAAAAAGGAAAATTATCAGAAAAGCCGTCGATAACAGATACAAAAGATacagttaatttaataaaattaccgacgagtattaaatttaaaataattaaagaatattttaaagcggctgatcataattttttagtaattattatgattatgttaTTCATTCTGATACAAATAATTGTCAGCTCAGCCGATTGGTGGATTGCTGAATGGGTTAAAATTGAAGAACGACGTTTTTTACAATCAAATTCAACACGATTCGAAACAgagagtgtattttttcgaaaaccacgattatttttccaaatcgtttatattattttattactgttAGCCGTAATCGTTGTGTTAGCCcgttcgattttattttttatcgtttgtATGCGTTCAAGTGTTCGCTTACATGACGACATGTTTAATAAAGTATCACATGCTGTTATGCGATTCTTTGTTGAGAATCCTTCGGGAGCTATACAGAATCGGTTCTCGAAAGATATGGGTCAAGTAGATGATGAATTACCATCGGCTTGTATTGATAtggtacaaattattttaacgcTTGTTGGAGCATGTGTTGTTATTTGTTGTATGAATCCTTGGTTAATAATTCCTACGCTAATAATGACATACGCGTTTTATTTAATTCGAAAACGTTATTTACGGGTAAGTTACAGTTTAAAAAGTTTAGAAACACAAATGAAATCACCGGTTTTCAATCATTTAAATGCCTCGCTACAAGGTATTATTACAATTCGAGCATTTCAAGCTGAACAAATGTTAAGCGAAGAATTTGATAAGCATCAAGATGTCCATGGTTCAgcatggtttttatttttctcttcaTCACGAGCTTTTGGTTATTGGTTAGATTTAATCTGTGTTATTTACATTACCATCGTTACATTTACGTTTTTAACTATTTCAATTGTTGACGAGTATAAGGATGTAGGATATGCAACCGGTTTATCAATGACACAGATTATGGGTTTAATTGGTATGTTCCAATGGGGTATGCGACAATCtgctgaatattttaatttattaatgtccGTAAAACGGatattagaatataataatttagaacAGGAACCAGCGTTACGTTCAGCAAATAATTTAGGTCCACCAGATGATTGGCCCGTAAATCCATCGATTGTTTTTCGTCATTTAAATTTACGTTATTCACAAGGAACATCACCGGTTTTACGTGATTTAACATTTTCAATTCGACcaaaatcgaaaattggtaTTGTTGGAAGAACCGGTGCTGGGAAATCGTCAATGATTGCTGCTCTATTTCGTTTAGCATATTTAGATGGTTCAATTATTATCGATGgcattaatacaaaatatattggtTTACATGAATTacggaaaaaaatatcaattataccACAAGAACCGGTTTTATTCTCCGGTTCAATGCGTTATAATTTAGATCCATTCTTTGAATATCCCGATTATCAATTGTATAATGCATTAGAGGAGGTTGGTTTGGAGAAATTCGTTTGCGAGGAGCTAGGTGGTTTAAATGCAATTATTTACCAAGGTGGTGAAAATTTTAGTGTGGGTGAACGACAATTAGTGTGCTTAGCTCGAGCACTAATTCGACAAAACCGTATTTTAATCTTAGACGAGGCAACAGCTAATGTTGATCCACAAACAGAT includes:
- the LOC123300348 gene encoding probable multidrug resistance-associated protein lethal(2)03659 — protein: MANKTDEINKGYNRPGPTYLSRIYSYHFHNPEPYITLNEAIFYATGICLLSLIYVLIEHPYFQAMMHVGMKIRVGVSQLIYRKALKLKRASAAQSASGVSGGQTLNLMSNDVLRFDNAPLYFNYLWIAPLQALCVTIFLFFELKYSALFGALSNVVLLPLQFYLGYKTGKVRSVTAERTDERVRQMNEIIQGIQVIKMYTWEYPFGQLVHACRKREIDELRNAAFIKGIIMSFIMITALLRQTMTTHFPLAITQSAEAYVATKRIGHFLSFENDEENGAGALLSFQKVPKEPISKLSLENIPKDVTEYCIRLEHLDARWRPDLGPLDLQNITVSFESNNLIMIIGSVGSGKTTLLNVLLGEVPVLTGTCTVNGVISYASQEPWLFAGTLRHNILFGAEFDQERYSSVINVCALSRDLRILPRGDSTIVGERGCALSGGQRARVNLARAIYKQADIYILDDPLSAVDAEVGRHIFFQCLTQFLNDKTVILATHQLQFARFVDNIMVLDKGEMKSFGDYNTIQLQGYKFSKIIEDDDTLEEVVGRSESLPYLQVLGHVNVHTEIPASEKGKLSEKPSADWWIAEWVKIEERRFLQSNSTRFETETVIVVLARSILFFIVCMRSSVRLHDDMFNKVSHAVMRFFVENPSGAIQNRFSKDMGQVDDELPSACIDMVQIILTLVGACVVICCMNPWLIIPTLIMTYAFYLIRKRYLRVSYSLKSLETQMKSPVFNHLNASLQGIITIRAFQAEQMLSEEFDKHQDVHGSAWFLFFSSSRAFGYWLDLICVIYITIVTFTFLTISIVDEYKDVGYATGLSMTQIMGLIGMFQWGMRQSAEYFNLLMSVKRILEYNNLEQEPALRSANNLGPPDDWPVNPSIVFRHLNLRYSQGTSPVLRDLTFSIRPKSKIGIVGRTGAGKSSMIAALFRLAYLDGSIIIDGINTKYIGLHELRKKISIIPQEPVLFSGSMRYNLDPFFEYPDYQLYNALEEVGLEKFVCEELGGLNAIIYQGGENFSVGERQLVCLARALIRQNRILILDEATANVDPQTDALIQRKIRQHFKYCTVLTIAHRLNTVMESDQVIVMDAGHAVEIGSPWDLLNKIGGHLLRMVRQSDRMTQKVLFSMAERGFKKRQKQIEEDRRTTTSSLGSSLEFVT